The Nitrospirales bacterium genome includes a window with the following:
- a CDS encoding catalase family protein, with protein MKTLIHKARQYVFWTMAIGLALLVIGGCAHRTGLKLGQEQEPPDEKQTIENIKSLLSTQLAKQYEGKEFLRDTHPKSNGCVKARFIVDPEIPEKFQVGVFEKGHSYPAWLRFSNSAPEVTPDQDQDFRGLAIKLFDVKGERLPIPGDEQHTQDFLFIAFPGFFAGTPKDFFEFFDGEFNGGPLATKAYFAKRPRALRNTLKGRKQFANPLEITWFSVAPFQLGAPNPDGSALAVKYKVKSCIERQSPLPDQPSDDYLEEAMARDLARGDWCLEFLIQVQQDPDTMPVEDTLAVWDEEKAPFTKVATIQIPRQTFTSDAQKLFCEDLSFNPWHGLTVHKPLGGINRARRDEMKAISDLRLKQRGVTRTEPTGLETF; from the coding sequence ATGAAGACCTTGATTCATAAGGCAAGACAATACGTGTTTTGGACGATGGCTATTGGTCTTGCCCTTCTTGTCATCGGAGGGTGTGCACACCGGACTGGACTCAAGTTAGGGCAAGAACAGGAACCGCCCGACGAAAAACAAACTATTGAGAATATTAAAAGCTTGCTGTCTACTCAACTAGCCAAGCAGTATGAAGGCAAAGAGTTTCTGCGCGATACGCATCCCAAGTCCAATGGCTGTGTCAAAGCCCGGTTTATCGTCGATCCGGAGATTCCTGAGAAGTTTCAAGTCGGAGTGTTTGAGAAAGGTCATTCCTACCCGGCATGGCTGAGGTTTTCCAATTCAGCCCCGGAAGTCACTCCGGACCAAGACCAAGACTTTCGCGGGTTGGCCATCAAGCTGTTTGATGTAAAAGGTGAACGACTCCCGATTCCCGGTGATGAACAACACACGCAGGATTTTCTCTTTATCGCTTTTCCCGGTTTTTTTGCCGGAACCCCGAAGGATTTTTTCGAGTTCTTTGATGGAGAGTTTAACGGCGGCCCTCTGGCGACCAAGGCTTACTTTGCGAAGCGGCCGCGGGCTCTCAGAAATACCCTCAAAGGACGGAAACAATTCGCCAACCCGTTAGAGATTACGTGGTTTAGTGTGGCGCCCTTTCAACTCGGGGCTCCAAACCCCGACGGTTCCGCGCTGGCCGTGAAATACAAGGTGAAGTCTTGCATCGAGCGGCAAAGTCCGCTTCCAGACCAGCCATCAGATGACTATCTTGAAGAAGCCATGGCCAGGGATTTAGCCCGAGGCGACTGGTGCTTGGAATTCCTGATTCAAGTCCAACAGGATCCCGATACAATGCCCGTCGAGGATACGCTGGCCGTATGGGATGAGGAAAAAGCGCCGTTCACGAAAGTGGCGACTATTCAAATTCCCCGGCAAACGTTTACCTCTGATGCGCAGAAACTCTTCTGCGAAGACCTTTCCTTTAATCCCTGGCATGGGCTTACGGTACATAAGCCACTGGGGGGCATTAATCGCGCGCGCCGCGATGAAATGAAAGCCATTTCCGACCTTCGCCTCAAACAGCGGGGCGTGACCCGCACAGAACCCACCGGACTTGAAACATTTTGA